Proteins found in one Panicum hallii strain FIL2 chromosome 4, PHallii_v3.1, whole genome shotgun sequence genomic segment:
- the LOC112888998 gene encoding OTU domain-containing protein DDB_G0284757-like isoform X2, protein MSGEQDHVSKSSSSSISTSTQESEEEVSVTIGSLLAQAKSSSGHSLGKRLSHLGSIPYTPRVNGKIPNFDNATLDHERLLERLGTYGLAEFQIEGDGNCQFRALADQIFRNPDYHKHVRKAVMKQLKEFRKQYESYVPMEYKVYLKRMKRSGEWGDHLTLQAAADRFGAKICLLTSFRDTCLIEIAPRDLTPTKDLLTRKTKKKHWLF, encoded by the exons ATGTCTGGGGAGCAGGATCATGTTAGTAAAAGCTCTAGCTCAAGCATCAGCACCAGTACTCAGGAGAGCGAGGAGGAAGTAAGTGTAACCATTGGTAGCCTCCTTGCCCAAGCAAAGAGCAGCAGTGGACATAGTCTTGGGAAGCGCCTATCCCATTTGGGGTCAATACCG TACACTCCCCGAGTTAATGGGAAAATCCCCAATTTTGATAATGCAACACTGGATCACGAAAGATTGCTGGAAAG GTTGGGCACTTACGGTTTGGCTGAATTTCAAATAGAGGGGGATGGAAACTGTCAG TTCCGAGCATTGGCAGACCAGATATTTCGTAATCCTGACTATCACAAACATGTGAGGAAGGCTGTCATGAAACAG CTAAAGGAATTCAGAAAACAGTATGAAAGCTATGTACCAATGGAATATAAGGTGTATCTGAAGAGAATGAAAAG ATCTGGGGAATGGGGAGATCACCTGACTTTACAAGCGGCCGCAGATCGG TTTGGTGCCAAAATTTGTTTGCTGACGTCATTTAGAGACACTTGCTTGATTGAAATAGCCCCCAGGGATCTGACTCCCACGAAAG ATCTCCTGACTCGCAAGACCAAGAAGAAGCACTGGCTGTTCTAG
- the LOC112888998 gene encoding OTU domain-containing protein DDB_G0284757-like isoform X1: MSGEQDHVSKSSSSSISTSTQESEEEVSVTIGSLLAQAKSSSGHSLGKRLSHLGSIPYTPRVNGKIPNFDNATLDHERLLERLGTYGLAEFQIEGDGNCQFRALADQIFRNPDYHKHVRKAVMKQLKEFRKQYESYVPMEYKVYLKRMKRSGEWGDHLTLQAAADRFGAKICLLTSFRDTCLIEIAPRDLTPTKVLWLSFWCEVHYNSLYGIDDLLTRKTKKKHWLF; the protein is encoded by the exons ATGTCTGGGGAGCAGGATCATGTTAGTAAAAGCTCTAGCTCAAGCATCAGCACCAGTACTCAGGAGAGCGAGGAGGAAGTAAGTGTAACCATTGGTAGCCTCCTTGCCCAAGCAAAGAGCAGCAGTGGACATAGTCTTGGGAAGCGCCTATCCCATTTGGGGTCAATACCG TACACTCCCCGAGTTAATGGGAAAATCCCCAATTTTGATAATGCAACACTGGATCACGAAAGATTGCTGGAAAG GTTGGGCACTTACGGTTTGGCTGAATTTCAAATAGAGGGGGATGGAAACTGTCAG TTCCGAGCATTGGCAGACCAGATATTTCGTAATCCTGACTATCACAAACATGTGAGGAAGGCTGTCATGAAACAG CTAAAGGAATTCAGAAAACAGTATGAAAGCTATGTACCAATGGAATATAAGGTGTATCTGAAGAGAATGAAAAG ATCTGGGGAATGGGGAGATCACCTGACTTTACAAGCGGCCGCAGATCGG TTTGGTGCCAAAATTTGTTTGCTGACGTCATTTAGAGACACTTGCTTGATTGAAATAGCCCCCAGGGATCTGACTCCCACGAAAG TGCTTTGGCTAAGCTTCTGGTGTGAAGTCCACTATAATTCCTTATATGGAATTGACG ATCTCCTGACTCGCAAGACCAAGAAGAAGCACTGGCTGTTCTAG
- the LOC112890244 gene encoding protein REVEILLE 6-like, giving the protein MVSMSTTPKPLDSAANAAAAVAGGGGDDGGGGGKQQQRRMRGAVVMAPPPMAVPTPAPAPAAGEEVRKVRKPYTITKSRESWTEPEHDKFLEALQLFDRDWKKIEAYVGSKTVIQIRSHAQKYFLKVQKNGTGEHLPPPRPKRKAAHPYPQKASKNVSQAVLSQQLPQREQGSVMSVDTSTAVRNSNGNSAMPSWDNAPVQPFSASHVHGAVATNNCSSSIESPSGTWPTSEAVEQENVVPPLRAMPDFARVYSFLGSIFDPDTSGHLQRLKAMDPIDVETVLLLMRNLSTNLTSPDFEEHRKLLSSYSYGSDGHIKSEGMENLGSPQSCHLPFMVTSE; this is encoded by the exons ATGGTTTCGATGAGCACGACGCCGAAGCCGCTCGACTCCGCcgccaacgccgccgccgccgtcgcgggcggaggcggggatgatgggggtgggggcgggaagcagcagcagcggcggatGCGGGGGGCGGTGGtgatggcgccgccgccgatggCGGTGCCGACCCCGGCCCCGGCGcccgcggcgggggaggaggtGCGGAAGGTCAGGAAGCCCTACACCATCACCAAGTCGCGGGAGAGCTGGACGGAGCCGGAGCACGACAAGTTCCTCGAGGCCCTGCAGCT TTTCGATCGTGATTGGAAAAAGATTGAAGCATATGTTGGCTCAAAGACTGTTATACAG ATTAGGAGCCATGCACAGAAGTACTTCTTGAAGGTTCAGAAGAATGGTACAGGCGAGCATCTGCCTCCACCCCGGCCAAAACGAAAGGCAGCTCATCCATATCCACAGAAGGCATCTAAAAATG TTTCTCAAGCTGTTTTGTCTCAACAACTCCCTCAGAGGGAGCAAGGCTCAGTCATGTCTGTGGATACATCTACTGCTGttagaaattcaaatggaaatTCAGCAATGCCTTCCTGGGACAATGCTCCTGTTCAACCTTTCAGTGCAAGTCATGTGCATG GTGCCGTTGCAACAAATAACTGCTCTAGTAGCATAGAGAGCCCATCTGGAACGTGGCCAACTTCTGAAGCAGTTGAGCAAGAAAATGTGGTCCCACCACTCCGTG CCATGCCAGATTTTGCCCGAGTATACAGCTTCCTGGGAAGCATCTTTGATCCTGATACCAGTGGGCATTTGCAGAGGTTAAAAGCGATGGATCCAATTGATGTTGAAACG GTACTGCTGCTTATGAGAAATCTATCAACAAACCTTACTAGTCCTGACTTTGAAGAACAT CGGAAGTTGCTATCATCATATAGTTATGGCAGTGATGGCCACATTAAATCTGAAGGCATGGAAAATCTTGGATCTCCTCAGAGTTGCCATCTCCCATTCAT GGTAACAAGTGAATGA